A DNA window from Paenibacillus andongensis contains the following coding sequences:
- a CDS encoding extracellular solute-binding protein translates to MQMKRITTVLLSLTMTGSLAACSTGQSAAPQETGKAGTDTGKKVMINWFEGSWEDPVPPPDSEAVKAINEKFKVDFKSQYIPWDTYDEKLAVKMASGDLPDVIGMEEVDSNFVKWAKQGAYLPLDEFIKQYDTFKAVPDYVWDPLRVDGKIYGIPTYFTAKGGKKPLIRQDWLDKLGLKMPTTYDELKQVVTAFAKNDPDGNGKDDTVGLGLAKGIYYDPGFGAYYSNTAWYHKNPSGQLIPGNISQANKEKIQFLADVYKAGALNKDWAVTKYNDVFKAFNAGKVGIWYDQPGPGGPSGVDFEVLKKNDPKAVVVPIPPFKTADGNSGYTLGTGFYRMYMISSKLKNDPNKVKRILEIIDYFRKPVPFDQQNPKNEYYDWMNGHEGKGYKMVDGIAQQITENRSNVAPNAYILNEGWQTGDDILYDYAKMNKTAEGKVFNQQLADLLKSSPFYVNPLNRIHPLTFMEKKTELNQYITDETTKMVVGQRPISDWDKMVDEWMAKGGKQAIDEVNKELNDLKLKGEWKK, encoded by the coding sequence ATGCAAATGAAACGTATAACTACTGTCCTACTATCTCTTACTATGACAGGAAGTCTGGCGGCTTGTTCCACCGGGCAATCTGCGGCTCCACAGGAAACCGGCAAGGCTGGAACGGATACCGGCAAAAAAGTGATGATCAATTGGTTTGAAGGTTCTTGGGAAGATCCGGTCCCGCCACCGGATAGTGAAGCGGTTAAAGCAATCAATGAAAAGTTTAAGGTTGATTTCAAATCACAGTACATACCTTGGGATACCTATGATGAAAAGCTTGCCGTAAAAATGGCTTCCGGCGATCTTCCGGATGTGATCGGTATGGAGGAGGTGGATTCCAACTTCGTGAAATGGGCGAAGCAAGGCGCTTACCTTCCGCTCGATGAGTTCATCAAACAATATGACACGTTTAAAGCGGTTCCGGATTATGTATGGGATCCTTTGAGAGTGGATGGGAAAATCTACGGAATTCCAACCTATTTTACGGCAAAAGGCGGAAAAAAACCGCTTATCCGCCAAGATTGGCTGGATAAGCTCGGGCTCAAAATGCCGACTACCTATGATGAGCTGAAGCAAGTTGTTACGGCTTTTGCGAAGAATGATCCGGACGGAAACGGGAAAGACGATACCGTAGGTCTAGGTCTTGCTAAAGGGATTTATTATGACCCGGGCTTTGGCGCCTATTACAGCAATACCGCCTGGTATCATAAGAATCCAAGCGGACAGTTAATCCCCGGCAATATTTCTCAGGCCAATAAAGAAAAAATTCAGTTCCTAGCCGATGTTTACAAGGCAGGCGCGCTCAATAAAGATTGGGCTGTTACGAAATATAACGATGTATTTAAAGCGTTTAACGCGGGTAAAGTCGGGATTTGGTACGATCAACCGGGACCTGGCGGGCCGAGCGGAGTTGACTTCGAAGTATTGAAGAAAAATGATCCGAAGGCGGTCGTCGTTCCGATTCCTCCGTTCAAAACAGCGGATGGGAATTCCGGCTATACCCTAGGGACTGGCTTTTATCGGATGTATATGATTTCTTCCAAGCTGAAAAACGATCCGAATAAAGTAAAACGCATTCTGGAGATCATCGATTACTTCAGAAAGCCCGTTCCCTTCGATCAGCAGAATCCGAAGAACGAATACTACGATTGGATGAACGGCCATGAAGGCAAAGGCTACAAAATGGTTGACGGAATCGCGCAGCAAATAACGGAAAACAGATCAAATGTAGCGCCCAATGCCTACATCTTAAACGAGGGATGGCAAACTGGCGATGACATTCTGTATGATTACGCGAAGATGAATAAAACAGCTGAAGGAAAAGTATTCAACCAACAGCTTGCCGATCTATTGAAAAGTTCACCGTTTTATGTAAATCCGCTCAATCGGATTCATCCCCTTACGTTTATGGAGAAAAAGACGGAATTGAACCAATATATTACGGATGAAACGACCAAAATGGTCGTCGGTCAAAGACCGATTTCCGATTGGGATAAGATGGTTGATGAATGGATGGCTAAAGGCGGAAAACAGGCTATCGATGAAGTCAACAAAGAGCTTAATGATTTGAAATTAAAAGGGGAATGGAAAAAATAA
- a CDS encoding carbohydrate ABC transporter permease, which yields MNSYLSWRSKSMNALNALILIVISLIMLFPFYYMIVTSFTSYAEFVQKELLLFPKTWVLDAYNYIFDSKAFVRSIGVTVFVTIVGSLISLVLTSMMAYALSRQIWGQRFYLFLVLFTFVFGAGIIPTYLVIKATHLLNTYWALIIPGAINSFNLIVMRQFFMGIPQDLSEAAYMDGANDLQIFSRIIIPLSKPALAAFGLFYAVSNWNTYFSALIYMSDPAKWTVQVVLRQIVILEQAAGTLSDGHQMGLAQNPPPAETIGMAAVLLATIPILLVYPFLQKHFAKGVMLGSVKG from the coding sequence ATGAATTCCTATTTAAGTTGGCGAAGTAAGTCGATGAATGCGCTCAATGCGCTTATACTTATTGTGATTAGCTTGATCATGCTGTTTCCGTTTTATTATATGATTGTTACTTCTTTTACGTCTTACGCAGAATTTGTACAAAAGGAATTGCTGCTGTTTCCGAAGACATGGGTGCTCGATGCTTACAATTACATTTTTGATTCCAAAGCGTTTGTCCGTTCTATTGGCGTTACTGTCTTTGTTACGATCGTTGGTTCGTTGATAAGTCTAGTGCTGACTTCCATGATGGCTTATGCGCTGTCGCGTCAAATATGGGGCCAACGCTTTTATTTATTCCTTGTGCTGTTTACCTTTGTTTTCGGTGCAGGAATTATCCCAACCTACTTAGTGATAAAAGCAACACATTTGCTCAATACGTACTGGGCGCTTATCATTCCGGGTGCGATCAACTCGTTCAATCTAATCGTAATGAGGCAGTTTTTCATGGGTATTCCTCAGGATTTATCGGAAGCTGCTTACATGGATGGTGCGAATGATTTGCAAATCTTTTCACGCATTATCATCCCGCTTTCTAAGCCGGCACTCGCGGCATTTGGTTTGTTTTACGCGGTAAGCAACTGGAACACCTATTTCTCTGCCTTAATCTATATGAGTGATCCAGCCAAATGGACCGTACAGGTCGTATTGCGCCAAATCGTTATTTTGGAGCAAGCAGCTGGGACACTTTCGGATGGCCACCAAATGGGATTGGCTCAAAACCCGCCGCCAGCCGAGACGATCGGCATGGCTGCTGTCCTGCTTGCGACGATCCCGATTTTACTTGTTTACCCGTTTCTGCAAAAGCATTTTGCGAAAGGGGTGATGTTGGGATCCGTGAAAGGATAA
- a CDS encoding ABC transporter permease — MELITENRVVKKKRNSLAARLWKEKYLYLLLLPGLAYFIVYRYVPMLGNMIAFQDFSAFKGFLHSDWVGMKHFKKIFEDSEVIRVIWNTLYLSFLQIVFAFPFSILLSLMLNELRSEKLKRIIQSIIYLPHFLSWVVVVGIATVFLKSEGIVNQLLSHVFGMQPIPFLQEPGWFMPLIVLEVIWKESGWGTIIFLAALSGVNPSLYEAAVVDGASRLRQIWHITLPAIRSTIVILLILRLGSVLDVGFEQIFLMINPFNREMGNVLDTFVYYKGIEQSDFSFATAVGLFKSFVGLILIVGANRLAKRFGEEGVF; from the coding sequence ATGGAATTAATCACAGAAAATAGGGTTGTGAAGAAGAAGAGAAATTCACTCGCAGCTAGATTGTGGAAAGAGAAATATTTGTATCTGCTCCTTCTGCCGGGTCTTGCTTATTTCATTGTTTACCGCTACGTTCCTATGTTGGGCAATATGATCGCCTTTCAGGATTTCAGTGCATTTAAAGGATTTCTTCATAGCGATTGGGTTGGGATGAAACATTTTAAGAAGATTTTTGAAGATAGCGAAGTGATCCGTGTTATCTGGAACACGCTATACTTGTCCTTTTTGCAGATTGTGTTTGCTTTCCCGTTTTCGATTCTTTTGTCACTCATGCTAAATGAACTACGCAGCGAGAAGCTGAAGCGTATTATTCAATCCATCATATATTTGCCACACTTTTTATCGTGGGTGGTAGTCGTTGGAATCGCAACGGTATTTCTCAAATCAGAGGGAATTGTTAATCAACTATTATCCCATGTATTTGGGATGCAGCCGATCCCCTTTCTACAGGAGCCTGGCTGGTTCATGCCCTTGATCGTCCTGGAAGTGATCTGGAAGGAATCCGGCTGGGGTACGATTATTTTCCTCGCCGCCTTATCCGGTGTGAACCCAAGCTTGTACGAAGCGGCTGTTGTCGACGGTGCAAGCCGGTTGAGGCAGATTTGGCATATTACGCTGCCTGCTATTCGCAGCACGATTGTCATTTTATTGATTTTACGGCTCGGGAGCGTCCTCGATGTTGGTTTTGAACAAATCTTCTTGATGATTAATCCGTTTAACAGGGAGATGGGCAACGTGCTGGATACATTCGTTTACTACAAAGGGATCGAACAATCGGACTTTAGTTTCGCGACTGCGGTCGGTCTATTCAAATCGTTCGTCGGCTTGATCTTGATTGTTGGAGCAAACCGTTTGGCGAAGCGATTCGGTGAAGAAGGCGTCTTTTAA
- a CDS encoding helix-turn-helix domain-containing protein, with protein sequence MRRIRQLKLNTRSIFVKLLISFLVIILLFVSFNLFSLAFFRQSVRDELIKYNDTNMSNTTHDFEEYFQLLNSLIVNLYLNNNLRDSNSASIDYVAANHVIDDLRNTVSNPRLYLNNLFVYDIKHSLVLEKARGASPEAIFSQLYTNPDYTYDFWKREFAQKVYFKMYPAATFTEAPNLSPVSQTGLVFPLMIKSDFYPDYIMLAFIDTNRLYKAFHQSINNNFYMLDNLGRPLFSSDSTSRHQLPVLEPGKDWIKENGNYYFYKKGEVTGFTYVNIVPDAAISSQIFKLNLTLIALLVISVLISIAVSVFFSMRFNNPVKKIVDSIRHFNEKNTLAKHTNEFDLIKENIGFMLKSNQDAHMNLEKKTSLLRYYGYMNRLKRIHGDPDEVHASDEMNQPFRFILFQLTFKMQFSQDISEEKERATYYIREYVNQAMGKELNDAHTFQIETDQILSIVYINDQSQQWMEVLNTIKHVLATDKDYFFFTIAVSDLYEHSSEQTSAYEQVVKLVKHRPFDDETRILYDVDVIEESFLLPSTLEQEINVNLQEGNDTLVLQTLRRVLKQMKKKEVSTPVFYRFAEEITDKVQRILNSLHLETNQVADSAKSIRLMHTAEELDQYFEMMLNEAGRLIRLKKEERDPIVSFIVDYLQDHYSEDITLDLIAGKLNITGGYLSTYFKEKTGTNFVDFVNEFRIKQAVNLLLQTDMKIQDIALQAGYQTMSSFNRIFKKHQGVTPSEYRRNNIQTTSNPYFMIMDNSREFGHSNAIVHCATNDTEDDGV encoded by the coding sequence ATGCGAAGAATACGACAGTTGAAACTTAATACCCGCTCTATTTTTGTCAAATTACTGATAAGCTTCCTAGTGATCATCCTTCTGTTTGTTTCGTTTAATTTATTTTCGCTTGCATTTTTCAGACAGAGCGTACGCGACGAGCTGATTAAATACAACGATACCAACATGTCCAATACGACTCACGACTTTGAAGAATATTTTCAACTGCTGAACAGCCTCATTGTCAATTTGTACTTGAACAACAACCTGCGGGATTCAAATTCAGCATCCATCGATTATGTTGCCGCCAATCATGTGATCGACGATCTGCGAAACACGGTCTCCAATCCCCGTTTATATTTAAATAACTTGTTTGTCTACGATATTAAACACTCACTTGTTCTCGAAAAAGCAAGAGGAGCAAGTCCAGAAGCGATATTCAGCCAACTTTATACGAATCCCGACTACACCTATGACTTCTGGAAACGGGAATTTGCGCAAAAAGTCTATTTCAAAATGTATCCGGCAGCTACCTTTACCGAGGCTCCAAATCTTAGTCCAGTTTCACAAACCGGCCTTGTTTTTCCTTTAATGATAAAAAGCGATTTTTATCCCGACTATATTATGCTTGCCTTTATCGATACCAATAGGTTATACAAGGCGTTCCATCAATCGATCAATAATAACTTTTACATGTTGGACAATCTGGGGCGTCCTTTGTTCTCGTCCGATTCTACCAGTCGGCATCAACTTCCGGTTTTGGAGCCGGGCAAAGATTGGATCAAGGAAAACGGGAATTATTATTTTTATAAAAAAGGGGAGGTTACTGGGTTTACGTATGTCAATATTGTCCCGGATGCCGCGATTTCGTCCCAGATATTCAAATTGAACTTGACGTTGATTGCGCTTCTCGTGATTTCGGTCCTTATCAGCATTGCAGTGTCCGTCTTCTTTAGTATGAGGTTTAATAATCCGGTCAAAAAAATAGTGGATTCGATTCGGCATTTTAACGAAAAAAATACGCTTGCCAAACACACGAACGAATTTGACCTGATTAAAGAAAATATTGGTTTCATGTTGAAATCGAATCAGGATGCCCACATGAACTTGGAGAAAAAAACGTCACTTCTGCGTTATTACGGTTACATGAACCGGCTAAAACGTATCCATGGTGATCCCGATGAGGTCCATGCTTCCGATGAAATGAACCAGCCGTTTCGCTTTATCTTGTTTCAACTCACGTTCAAAATGCAGTTTTCTCAGGATATAAGCGAAGAAAAGGAACGCGCCACCTACTATATTAGGGAGTATGTCAATCAAGCGATGGGCAAAGAATTGAATGATGCCCATACCTTTCAGATTGAAACGGATCAAATATTGTCTATTGTGTATATCAATGATCAATCCCAGCAATGGATGGAAGTTTTAAATACGATTAAGCACGTCCTGGCAACCGATAAGGACTACTTTTTTTTCACAATAGCCGTTAGTGATTTATACGAGCACTCTTCTGAGCAGACCTCAGCCTATGAACAAGTCGTGAAATTGGTCAAACATCGCCCATTTGACGATGAGACAAGGATTTTATATGACGTGGACGTGATAGAGGAGTCTTTCTTGCTCCCAAGTACCCTCGAACAGGAAATCAACGTCAACCTGCAGGAAGGAAACGATACCCTGGTATTACAAACGCTGCGCCGTGTTCTTAAGCAAATGAAAAAGAAAGAGGTGAGCACGCCAGTTTTCTATCGGTTTGCGGAGGAAATAACCGATAAAGTCCAGCGAATACTAAACTCTCTGCATCTGGAAACAAATCAAGTGGCGGATTCGGCGAAATCGATCCGGCTCATGCATACCGCCGAGGAATTGGATCAATATTTCGAGATGATGCTGAACGAAGCGGGGCGGTTAATCCGGTTGAAAAAGGAAGAACGCGACCCGATTGTCAGCTTTATTGTGGACTATTTGCAGGATCATTACTCGGAAGATATCACATTGGATCTAATCGCTGGTAAACTGAACATTACCGGAGGTTATTTATCCACTTATTTTAAGGAAAAAACGGGAACCAATTTCGTTGACTTCGTTAATGAGTTCCGCATCAAGCAGGCCGTTAATCTGCTTCTGCAAACAGATATGAAAATTCAAGATATTGCGCTTCAAGCAGGCTATCAAACCATGAGTTCCTTTAACCGCATCTTTAAAAAGCATCAAGGCGTTACGCCAAGCGAATATCGAAGAAATAACATCCAAACGACATCCAACCCATATTTCATGATTATGGATAATAGTCGTGAATTTGGTCATTCTAATGCTATCGTCCACTGTGCGACGAATGATACTGAAGATGACGGGGTGTGA
- a CDS encoding CAP domain-containing protein — protein sequence MLQGKKKHVWIILICIALFCSSTTTAFAYGKGAKGPDVYAVQGMLKSLGYYSGPITGYYGNQTSSGVKAFQTRYGLPATGNVDDQTLQSILWAYGNLKIAKKQTPAPAPPPAAPKPTPKPQVPSTTELTVEEQQMLDLVNKERAAVGLSPLAVDPALTKTARLKSQDMVDNNYFSHDSPTYGSPFDMMEKFGITYNAAGENIACNQSVQAAHQALMNSPGHKANILSKDYTHIGIGIVNGGPCGKMFTQQFIGK from the coding sequence ATGTTACAGGGTAAAAAAAAGCATGTCTGGATTATTCTAATCTGTATCGCCTTGTTTTGCTCATCCACAACCACCGCTTTTGCCTATGGTAAAGGGGCTAAGGGACCTGATGTCTATGCGGTGCAAGGGATGCTGAAGTCACTTGGCTACTATAGCGGACCTATAACGGGCTACTATGGTAATCAAACTTCATCGGGTGTTAAAGCGTTTCAAACCAGATATGGCCTTCCTGCGACGGGGAATGTAGATGATCAAACGCTGCAATCCATCCTGTGGGCTTACGGTAATTTGAAAATTGCCAAGAAGCAGACACCAGCGCCGGCTCCTCCGCCAGCCGCACCTAAGCCTACACCTAAACCGCAAGTCCCATCGACTACGGAATTAACAGTGGAGGAGCAGCAAATGCTTGACTTGGTCAACAAGGAGCGTGCTGCTGTGGGGCTTTCTCCACTAGCTGTTGACCCTGCGCTTACCAAAACGGCTAGACTAAAAAGCCAAGATATGGTCGACAACAATTACTTCTCCCACGATTCACCGACGTATGGTTCGCCATTCGATATGATGGAGAAATTCGGTATTACGTACAACGCGGCAGGAGAGAATATTGCTTGCAATCAAAGTGTCCAAGCGGCTCATCAGGCACTGATGAATTCTCCAGGACACAAAGCGAATATACTCAGCAAAGACTATACCCACATTGGGATCGGCATCGTAAACGGCGGTCCGTGCGGTAAAATGTTTACCCAGCAGTTTATTGGAAAATGA